One genomic segment of Natrononativus amylolyticus includes these proteins:
- a CDS encoding DUF1616 domain-containing protein, which yields MESHRSLWLLLPRQIRACPADLAAMVALTVVVNVAVFAPVVRETPLRIPLGLAFVLFVPGYVFVAALFPEAGESPAAPDEELEGESHVNDEPFWSGVDRSGIDGIERVALAFGLSIAIVPLIGLALNFTPWGIRLVPIMVAVSGFTLIATAVAAVRRWQLPPEERFAVPYREWYAAGRGELLEPDTRADAALNVLLVAAIVLAVGSVAYAVAVPPQGEQFSAVYILTEDDDGDLVAADYPDELVAGEAAEIVLGVDNHEHRTVDYTVVMVEQEVETAGNETVVTEQNELERFETRLSHNDSWHHPHELEPTMTGDDIRIVWLLYPDEVPEEPSTENTEYSVHLWVDVEDE from the coding sequence ATGGAGTCTCACCGGTCGCTGTGGCTGTTGCTCCCGCGTCAGATCCGGGCCTGTCCCGCCGATCTCGCGGCGATGGTCGCGCTGACGGTCGTCGTGAACGTGGCGGTGTTCGCCCCCGTGGTCCGGGAGACGCCGCTGCGGATCCCGCTCGGCCTCGCGTTCGTCCTGTTCGTGCCGGGCTACGTGTTCGTCGCCGCGCTCTTTCCGGAGGCCGGCGAGTCGCCGGCGGCGCCCGACGAGGAACTCGAAGGTGAGAGCCACGTTAACGACGAGCCGTTCTGGAGCGGCGTCGACCGGTCGGGGATCGACGGCATCGAGCGGGTCGCGCTCGCGTTCGGGCTGAGCATCGCGATCGTGCCGCTGATCGGCCTCGCGCTCAACTTCACGCCGTGGGGCATCCGGCTGGTTCCGATCATGGTCGCCGTCAGCGGCTTCACCCTGATCGCGACCGCCGTCGCCGCCGTCCGGCGCTGGCAGCTCCCGCCCGAGGAGCGCTTCGCGGTCCCCTACCGGGAGTGGTACGCCGCCGGTCGCGGCGAGTTGCTCGAGCCCGACACCCGTGCGGACGCGGCGCTCAACGTGTTGCTGGTCGCCGCGATCGTCCTCGCCGTCGGCAGCGTCGCCTACGCGGTCGCCGTCCCGCCCCAGGGCGAGCAGTTCTCCGCGGTGTACATCCTGACCGAGGACGACGACGGCGACCTCGTCGCCGCCGACTACCCCGACGAACTCGTCGCGGGCGAAGCGGCCGAGATCGTCCTCGGCGTCGACAACCACGAGCACCGCACGGTCGACTACACGGTGGTGATGGTCGAACAGGAGGTCGAGACCGCCGGCAACGAGACGGTCGTCACGGAGCAGAACGAACTCGAGCGCTTCGAGACGCGGCTTTCGCACAACGACAGCTGGCACCACCCTCACGAGCTCGAGCCGACGATGACCGGCGACGATATCCGGATCGTCTGGCTGCTGTACCCCGACGAGGTGCCCGAGGAGCCGTCGACGGAGAACACCGAGTACTCCGTCCACCTCTGGGTCGACGTCGAAGACGAGTGA